A genomic window from Quercus lobata isolate SW786 chromosome 10, ValleyOak3.0 Primary Assembly, whole genome shotgun sequence includes:
- the LOC115964771 gene encoding G-type lectin S-receptor-like serine/threonine-protein kinase LECRK3: protein MGLSHFHRKLQLESREAPKLNHIHHGYTKFFFIRPPFTTYVLALSFSNASIIALFHSHLLVSVITLLVPAIAQVNTNISVGSALFATDDNSTWTSPSGDFSFGFRRLPGQQDQFLLAIWFAKIPDETIVWSANGRYPAERESKVELNTAGQLVVKVPGGWELWRSSNNDNPQVSNGAMLDTGNFAITSTNSSILWNSFDEPTNTMLPTQVLGFGSSLFSTMSEKSYGVGKFQLRFRQQNISNSSYDLILNQIGVYTQNTYGAYYAELNVTELIMDKSGYLLVKSSLGAISNLSSEGEVLTTDSDSYYRATLNFDGVFRLYTHPKNFTGKETWSAIRYVPKNICLNIVDTFGSGPCGYNSICIIGAYGMPVCQCAPGFSLLDVNNKYSGCKQDYVSYINECNEIGGTVNSEDQFEILEMENADWPLTAYELLEPTTEFECKKSCLHDCYCAVAIFQDPNYNNGTGRCWKKKLPLSNGRYDRGAIDRKALFKILKLNSSSQNPTNPNPGQGKQNQATLIPAVLLGTSVFFNFFSVAAISLVFFCLWQGKLPHFYRTLHTKDLDMNLRSFTYKDLEEATSGFKEELGRGSLGVVYKGVLVSSHSKYVAVKKLDKMIKEGEREFKTEVTVIGQTHHRNLVRLLGYCDEGEHRILVYEFMYNGSLSSSLFGVIRPSWQQRMQIALGIARGLMYLHEECSMQIIHCDIKPQNILLDDFFTAKISDFGLAKLLMNQQARTLTGIRGTKGYVAPEWFRNTPVSVKVDVYSFGVMLLEIVCCRRCVEVEMERAAILIDWAYECYSRGKVERLVENDEEAISDMKWVKRLVMVAIWCVQDVPLLRPSMREVIHMLEGILEISAPPCPFLYSSTS from the coding sequence gcTCCTAAACTCAATCATATTCACCATGGCTATACAAAGTTCTTCTTTATAAGACCACCATTTACCACTTACGTATTAGCTCTATCTTTTTCTAATGCTTCAATAATTGCTCTTTTTCACTCTCATTTGCTTGTATCTGTCATCACCCTCCTGGTTCCTGCAATAGCTCAAGTTAATACCAACATAAGTGTGGGTTCAGCTCTCTTTGCTACTGATGATAACTCCACTTGGACTTCACCATCTGGTGATTTTTCGTTTGGATTCCGCCGCCTTCCAGGTCAACAAGATCAGTTCCTTCTTGCTATCTGGTTTGCTAAGATACCAGATGAAACTATAGTTTGGTCTGCAAACGGACGCTATCCAGCAGAGAGAGAATCAAAAGTTGAGCTTAACACAGCCGGACAGCTTGTAGTCAAAGTTCCAGGTGGATGGGAGTTGTGGAGGTCCAGCAACAATGACAATCCTCAAGTATCAAATGGGGCTATGCTAGACACTGGGAATTTTGCTATAACAAGCACAAACTCAAGCATCTTATGGAATAGCTTCGATGAACCAACCAATACCATGTTACCAACTCAAGTACTGGGTTTTGGGAGCAGCCTTTTCTCTACCATGTCCGAAAAAAGCTACGGGGTGGGTAAATTTCAGCTCCGTTTCAGACaacaaaatatatcaaattccTCATACGATCTGATACTTAATCAAATAGGTGTCTACACCCAAAATACTTATGGAGCTTATTATGCTGAACTTAATGTTACTGAGCTGATCATGGATAAGTCAGGCTACCTTCTAGTCAAGAGCTCACTGGGAGCTATATCCAACCTTTCATCAGAGGGTGAGGTCTTGACGACAGACTCAGACTCCTACTACAGGGCAACACTTAACTTTGATGGTGTTTTCAGACTCTATACTCACCCAAAGAATTTTACTGGAAAAGAAACCTGGTCTGCAATTCGGTATGTTCCTAAAAACATCTGCCTGAATATTGTTGACACTTTTGGAAGTGGCCCTTGTGGTTATAACAGCATATGTATCATAGGAGCTTATGGTATGCCAGTGTGCCAATGCGCTCCAGGCTTTTCTCTTTTGGATGTAAATAACAAGTATAGTGGCTGCAAACAAGACTATGTAAGCTACATAAATGAATGTAACGAGATTGGTGGTACTGTGAATTCAGAAGATCAATTTGAAATCTTGGAGATGGAGAATGCTGATTGGCCTTTAACTGCCTATGAACTACTAGAACCCACAACAGAATTTGAATGCAAGAAATCTTGTTTGCACGATTGTTATTGTGCAGTTGCCATTTTCCAGGATCCGAACTATAATAATGGCACAGGAAGATGTTGGAAGAAGAAATTACCGCTTTCTAATGGGAGGTATGACCGCGGTGCCATTGATAGAAAAGCTCTATTCAAGATATTGAAATTGAATAGCTCTTCACAAAATCCTACAAATCCAAATCCGGGCCAAGGAAAACAGAATCAAGCAACATTGATCCCTGCAGTCCTCCTAGGTACttctgtattttttaatttcttttctgtaGCTGCAATTTCTCTAGTTTTCTTCTGTTTGTGGCAAGGAAAACTACCACATTTCTACAGAACCTTACATACAAAAGATCTTGATATGAATCTTCGTTCATTTACATACAAAGATCTTGAAGAAGCCACTAGTGGATTCAAAGAAGAATTGGGTAGGGGTTCTCTTGGCGTTGTTTATAAAGGGGTATTAGTATCAAGTCATAGCAAATATGTTGCTGTCAAGAAGCTAGACAAGATGATAAAGGAAGGTGAGAGGGAATTCAAAACTGAAGTAACTGTGATCGGCCAAACTCACCATAGGAATTTGGTACGGTTACTTGGCTATTGTGATGAAGGTGAACACCGAATTTTGGTGTACGAGTTTATGTACAATGGCTCATTGTCAAGTTCCCTATTTGGAGTAATAAGACCAAGTTGGCAACAAAGAATGCAAATTGCATTGGGAATTGCTAGAGGACTAATGTACTTACATGAAGAATGCAGCATGCAAATCATTCATTGCGACATAAAGCCTCAAAACATACtcttggatgatttttttacaGCCAAAATTTCTGACTTTGGATTGGCAAAGCTTTTGATGAACCAACAAGCCCGGACTCTCACTGGCATCCGGGGGACTAAAGGCTATGTTGCACCAGAATGGTTTAGGAACACACCTGTCTCAGTAAAGGtggatgtttatagttttggtgTCATGTTGTTGGAGATCGTTTGCTGCAGGAGATGTGTGGAAGTTGAGATGGAGAGGGCAGCAATACTTATAGATTGGGCATATGAATGCTATAGTAGAGGGAAAGTTGAAAGATTGGTGGAAAATGATGAAGAGGCTATTAGTGATATGAAGTGGGTGAAGAGGCTAGTAATGGTGGCAATTTGGTGTGTACAGGATGTGCCATTATTGAGACCTTCCATGAGAGAAGTCATTCATATGCTAGAAGGAATTCTTGAGATTTCTGCACCTCCCTGTCCTTTCCTCTACAGTTCAACGTCCTAA
- the LOC115964772 gene encoding putative lysozyme-like protein, giving the protein MPAPDQRVGSTFIWLITVLLFISIAAGGGCLILYIIQPDASYSSWLPFAGAALVGLPWLFWVFTCCYRCMSRRFGFRSGSAAGGGVGVSGSAREGGSITGSVGGGGGGGGGGGGSNVVNAAGNVANEAGSVEPIVRSPESDARRRAQFEAILALDDDDDHDSEERKPKKRSSTSSHEMSVASHESEMPLASSMAP; this is encoded by the coding sequence ATGCCTGCACCAGATCAAAGGGTCGGAAGCACGTTCATATGGCTTATCACAGTCCTCCTATTTATCTCTATCGCGGCTGGAGGCGGCTGCCTTATACTATACATAATCCAACCTGATGCATCTTATTCATCTTGGCTTCCCTTCGCTGGGGCGGCATTGGTTGGCCTTCCGTGGTTGTTTTGGGTGTTCACGTGCTGCTATCGATGCATGTCCCGTAGATTTGGATTTAGGAGTGGCAGCGCTGCTGGTGGAGGAGTTGGTGTCAGCGGTAGTGCACGTGAAGGAGGCAGCATTACAGGTAGTGTTGgcggtggtggcggtggtggtggtggtggtggtggttctAATGTTGTGAATGCAGCTGGTAATGTGGCCAATGAGGCTGGTTCCGTAGAGCCAATTGTGAGATCTCCAGAAAGTGATGCAAGAAGGCGTGCTCAATTTGAAGCTATCCTAGCATTGGACGATGATGATGATCACGACAGCGAAGAAAGGAAGCCTAAAAAGAGAAGTTCAACGTCGAGCCATGAAATGTCCGTGGCTTCACATGAGAGTGAAATGCCATTGGCCTCATCAATGGCACCTTGA